The DNA segment AAGGGAGAGCAGCGGCTTGATTTTCGAACCCATAACGCGGATTGGGAACCGATCGATTTTGACGGATTGAAATTGATGCTGCGACCATCAAGTTCAAGGCTTGCAAAACGCTATGAGAAGTCAGCGGATCAATTGCATTCCGGCTACAGCAAAGCGTCGAAATTCCTGAAAGCCAGACAGATGTCAAGGAGAGATCCATTTCCGGCATGGAATGACTATGTAGTCATTGACGTTGAGACAACCGGATTGTCGCCGTATCAGGATGAAATTCTCGAAATTGGCGCCATCAAGGTTCGGAATCATGAAGTCATCGGCCAGTATCAGACATTGATCAAAATCAATGGCAAAATACCGCAGGATGTCGCGAAATTGACCGGGATTACAGACGAGATGCTGGAGCAGCAAGGGAAACCGCTAAAAGAAGCGTTGACTGAATTTATGGAATTCGTTCAGGATCTGCCCGTCATTGTCCACAATAGTGATTTCGATTACGCATTCTTGCGAGCTGCGTGCGGCAGATTCGGCCTTCCGTTGTTTTCAAACCGACGGCTGGATACATTGGCGATGGCCAGGAGGTTTGTTGATCATGTAGCGAATTTCAGGCTTGAAACATTGCTGGAGCATTTTGGGATTGAAGTCACAGGCTTGCATCGAAGTCTGAATGATTGTTTTGCAGCGATGCAACTTTATATGAAACTAAATGAAATCCGGCAAAACGAAAAATAAAAATGGCTTAATGGCGGGATTTGTTTAGTGTGCTCCCCGCGTATGCGGGGATGATCCCTGTTCAGAAACGCCTTGCATGTCCGATTGATGGTGCTCCCCGCGTATGCGGGGATGATCCCACAAATCATGGAGGGATTGACAATGAAATTTAGTGCTCCCCGCGTATGCGGGGATGATCCCGCGCGAAGCGCAAGTGTTAGCAGACCGTTACGGTGCTCCCCGCGTATGCGGGGATGATCCCTGTTCAGAAACGCCTTGCATGTCCGATTGATGGTGCTCCCCGCGTATGCGGGGATGATCCCCCGGCAGCAACGTAGTCGAGGAAGCATTCCCGGTGCTCCCCGCGTATGCGGGGATGATCCCGAGACGCACGCGAAGACGGTCGGCGGCAAAGAGTGCTCCCCGCGTATGCGGGGATGATCCCCACGGCTTGCGATCAGCCCGGAACGCCACGATGTGCTCCCCGCGTATGCGGGGATGATCCCGTCGAACGGGGTTGCGACCGCGAATTGGTTCAGTGCTCCCCGCGTATGCGGGGATGATCCCTTTGAAATGTCGCTCTGGTTGTAATTGAGCCGGTGCTCCCCGCGTATGCGGGGATGATCCCGATCCTGCGGTCGTCGACGTGTAGCGGGATACGTGCTCCCCGCGTATGCGGGGATGATCCCCCGCGGCCATGGGCGTCCACGCCATCCACTGGGTGCTCCCCGCGTATGCGGGGATGATCCCGCCCGATTCGCTCGGGCGTATTGTGGCGACGGGTGCTCCCCGCGTATGCGGGGATGATCCCGGAAGCGCGTGCCGCTGAGATCCTCGCTGCTGGTGCTCCCCGCGTATGCGGGGATGATCCCGAGTTGGCGCTGATTAAGCGCGACGTGGTGGAGTGCTCCCCGCGTATGCGGGGATGATCCCGGCGGCGAGCCGCAGGAGTACGTGCCTGTCTAGTGCTCCCCACGTATGCGGGGATGATCCCGGTGTAGTATGCGATGTCGTGTTCGCTCAGCAGTGCTCCCCGCGTATGCGGGGATGATCCCGCGGCGCCGCAGTCCTTCGCCACTTCCTCGCAGTGCTCCCCGCGTATGCGGGGATGATCCCGTGGTGCGAGAGTACATGAAAGAGGTTTGCAAGTGCTCCCCGCGTATGCGGGGATGATCCCACG comes from the Bacillus thermozeamaize genome and includes:
- a CDS encoding type I-E CRISPR-associated endoribonuclease Cas2; its protein translation is MIVLTLTDCPPALRGELTRWLLEVNTGVYVGKVSARVRDHIWHRVQEQAVKGRATMVFSTGKGEQRLDFRTHNADWEPIDFDGLKLMLRPSSSRLAKRYEKSADQLHSGYSKASKFLKARQMSRRDPFPAWNDYVVIDVETTGLSPYQDEILEIGAIKVRNHEVIGQYQTLIKINGKIPQDVAKLTGITDEMLEQQGKPLKEALTEFMEFVQDLPVIVHNSDFDYAFLRAACGRFGLPLFSNRRLDTLAMARRFVDHVANFRLETLLEHFGIEVTGLHRSLNDCFAAMQLYMKLNEIRQNEK